From a region of the Thermus caldilimi genome:
- a CDS encoding UDP-N-acetylglucosamine--N-acetylmuramyl-(pentapeptide) pyrophosphoryl-undecaprenol N-acetylglucosamine transferase, which translates to MVLLTGGGTGGHLFPALAVAEELRRRGLEVFYLGSQGGLEARLLPETSIPHALIPAGKLDRSAFRPKEAQKLLLGLRAAWRLLVGTRPRAILSTGGYAGFPGAMVGELKGIPVLLHEQNAKLGLAVRLLAPMARGLALSVPVPLSPGLARKARVTGYPVREVRYPKAEAKARLGFPLDKPLLLILGGSQGSLELNERLPPLLKPLGLPVLHQVGERWLERYRHLEEEGYRIAGFVDTPLAMSAADLLLARAGAGTLAEAAYHRLPALLFPLSPSLDGGAQAANARAYRQAGGAELGDLAGLAKQVEGILAHPEPYREGMARLSPEGAAGRLADWLEEFL; encoded by the coding sequence GTGGTCCTCCTGACGGGGGGTGGAACCGGGGGGCACCTTTTCCCCGCCTTGGCGGTGGCGGAGGAGCTGAGGCGGCGGGGCCTCGAGGTCTTCTACCTGGGAAGCCAAGGGGGCCTCGAGGCCCGCCTCCTCCCCGAAACCTCCATTCCCCACGCCCTGATCCCCGCAGGAAAGCTGGACCGAAGTGCCTTCAGGCCAAAGGAAGCCCAGAAACTCCTCCTGGGCCTTAGGGCCGCCTGGCGCCTTCTTGTTGGGACAAGGCCCAGGGCCATCCTCTCCACCGGAGGGTATGCCGGGTTTCCCGGGGCCATGGTGGGAGAACTTAAGGGCATTCCCGTCCTCCTCCACGAACAAAACGCCAAGCTGGGTCTGGCCGTAAGGCTCCTCGCCCCCATGGCCCGGGGTCTTGCCCTCTCCGTGCCGGTACCCCTTTCCCCCGGACTCGCCCGCAAGGCCCGGGTCACCGGTTACCCCGTGCGGGAGGTGCGCTACCCCAAGGCCGAGGCCAAGGCCAGGCTGGGTTTCCCCCTGGACAAGCCCTTGCTCCTCATTCTCGGGGGAAGCCAGGGTAGCCTGGAACTCAACGAGCGGCTCCCTCCCCTGCTCAAACCCCTAGGCCTCCCTGTCCTTCACCAGGTGGGGGAGCGCTGGCTGGAACGTTACCGGCATCTGGAGGAAGAGGGCTACCGGATTGCGGGGTTCGTGGACACCCCCCTGGCCATGAGCGCCGCGGATCTCCTCCTCGCCCGGGCCGGGGCGGGTACCCTGGCAGAGGCCGCCTACCACCGCCTGCCCGCCTTGCTCTTTCCCCTTTCCCCCAGCCTGGACGGGGGTGCCCAGGCGGCCAACGCCCGAGCCTATCGGCAGGCAGGTGGGGCGGAGCTTGGGGATCTGGCGGGGCTTGCAAAGCAGGTGGAAGGGATCCTGGCCCACCCCGAACCCTACCGGGAGGGCATGGCCCGCCTTTCCCCCGAGGGCGCCGCGGGCAGGCTGGCGGATTGGCTGGAGGAATTCCTATGA
- the rpmE gene encoding 50S ribosomal protein L31: MKEGIHPKLVPARIICGCGNVIHTYSTRPEIHVEVCSNCHPFYTGQQRFVDTEGRVERFQRRYGDSYRKGR; encoded by the coding sequence GTGAAGGAAGGCATCCACCCCAAGCTGGTTCCCGCCCGCATCATCTGCGGTTGCGGCAACGTCATCCACACCTATTCCACCCGTCCGGAGATCCACGTGGAAGTTTGCAGCAACTGCCACCCCTTCTACACGGGGCAGCAGCGCTTTGTGGACACGGAAGGTCGCGTGGAGCGCTTCCAGCGCCGCTACGGGGATTCTTACCGCAAGGGACGGTAA
- the miaA gene encoding tRNA (adenosine(37)-N6)-dimethylallyltransferase MiaA, with translation MEAIPVLAGPTGSGKTLLALRLGEELPLEAVSADATMVYRGLDIGTDKPSPEERQRVPHHLVDILEPSEALSVVRWVELAEAAIADILARGKVPLVVGGTGYYIRALSQGLPTLPPPDPEVQEALWRELEERGLEALLAELSRVSPEDALRVDRNPRRLVRALEVVRRTGTPPARFPLRSPRFAYRKLVLWPERTWLFSKLEERARRQFAQGLVEEVKRLLERYPAMPTALQAIGYKEVVGYLQGAYSLEEALARDIRAVKAYAKRQYTWFRHEPGDVTYLPRGGEEAYPGFRDWLDLHFGL, from the coding sequence GTGGAGGCGATCCCGGTCCTGGCGGGCCCCACGGGGAGCGGGAAGACCCTCCTGGCCTTGAGGCTTGGGGAGGAGCTTCCCCTCGAGGCGGTTTCCGCCGACGCCACCATGGTCTATCGGGGCCTAGACATCGGCACGGACAAGCCCAGTCCGGAGGAAAGGCAAAGGGTTCCCCACCACCTGGTGGACATCCTGGAGCCCTCCGAGGCCCTGAGCGTGGTGCGCTGGGTGGAGCTGGCGGAGGCAGCCATCGCCGATATTTTGGCTCGGGGGAAGGTACCTTTGGTGGTTGGGGGTACGGGGTACTACATCCGGGCTCTTTCCCAGGGGCTTCCCACCCTGCCTCCGCCCGATCCAGAGGTCCAAGAGGCCCTTTGGCGGGAGCTCGAGGAAAGGGGTCTTGAGGCCCTGTTGGCCGAGCTTTCCAGGGTTAGCCCGGAGGATGCCCTGCGGGTGGATAGGAACCCCAGGAGGCTGGTGCGGGCCTTGGAGGTGGTAAGGCGCACGGGAACGCCTCCTGCCCGCTTTCCCCTTCGCTCGCCCCGGTTTGCCTACAGGAAACTGGTTCTCTGGCCCGAGCGCACCTGGCTTTTTTCCAAGCTGGAGGAAAGGGCCAGGCGCCAGTTCGCCCAGGGTCTGGTGGAGGAGGTGAAGCGCCTGTTGGAGCGGTACCCCGCCATGCCCACCGCCCTTCAGGCCATCGGCTACAAGGAGGTGGTGGGATACCTCCAGGGTGCGTACAGCCTGGAGGAAGCCCTGGCCCGGGATATCCGGGCGGTGAAGGCCTACGCCAAAAGGCAGTACACGTGGTTCCGTCACGAACCCGGGGACGTCACCTATTTGCCGAGGGGAGGGGAGGAGGCTTACCCGGGCTTTCGGGACTGGCTTGATCTCCACTTCGGGCTATAG
- a CDS encoding Mur ligase family protein, with the protein MILVYGLGRSGLGVLRFLKKRGLPARFYDDRPREEEVREALDLGFTPDWNLEGDYPEVVAAPGVPLSHPHLEALKARGALILGEAELAYRFSPTPIIGITGTAGKTSTTLFTAHLLKGQGLKALEGGNVDPPLVSVVDEAEVAVAELSSFQLERIHAFRPRVAVLLNLGVDHLDRHGSVEAYHQAKLNLLKNLIPEDALVYNEGDPKVRRAALASPARLYPFRPAESPRETNLRAALEATRAYLDLLGRPLNPALLQESLRTLPSPPHRFQVFAKKGEVVFIDDSIATRTPSVAAALKAAPAPIAWILGGEDKGADLEPLRPLLSRVRVVLAIGRDGLKMAEALGGEVEVVALPQADGRAALRQAVAEALKRLERGSVLLAPLAASFDQFRDYQDRAQAFREAVYALGGEPWTPSSS; encoded by the coding sequence ATGATCCTGGTCTATGGGCTAGGACGAAGCGGGCTTGGGGTACTGCGCTTCTTGAAGAAGCGGGGACTTCCCGCCCGTTTCTACGACGACCGCCCTCGGGAAGAGGAGGTGCGGGAAGCCCTGGACTTGGGCTTCACCCCGGACTGGAACCTGGAGGGGGACTACCCAGAGGTGGTGGCCGCCCCCGGGGTACCCCTTTCCCACCCCCACCTCGAGGCTCTGAAGGCCCGCGGGGCCCTGATCCTTGGGGAAGCGGAGCTGGCCTACCGTTTCTCCCCCACCCCAATCATCGGCATCACCGGCACCGCCGGCAAAACTTCCACCACCCTCTTCACCGCCCATCTCCTTAAGGGGCAGGGGCTTAAGGCCCTCGAGGGGGGCAATGTGGATCCCCCCTTGGTCAGCGTGGTGGACGAGGCTGAGGTGGCAGTGGCCGAACTTTCCAGTTTCCAGCTGGAAAGAATCCATGCCTTCCGCCCCCGGGTGGCGGTTCTCCTCAACCTTGGGGTGGACCACCTGGACCGGCACGGCAGCGTGGAGGCCTACCACCAGGCCAAGCTGAACCTCCTCAAGAACCTCATCCCTGAGGACGCTCTGGTCTACAACGAAGGGGACCCCAAGGTGCGGCGGGCGGCCCTGGCCTCCCCCGCCCGGCTCTATCCCTTCCGGCCCGCGGAAAGCCCCAGGGAGACCAACCTCCGAGCGGCCCTCGAGGCCACCCGGGCTTACCTGGACCTCCTGGGCCGCCCTTTGAACCCAGCCCTTCTCCAAGAAAGCCTGCGGACCCTGCCCTCCCCACCCCACCGCTTTCAGGTCTTTGCCAAGAAGGGGGAAGTGGTTTTCATCGACGACTCCATCGCCACCCGCACCCCCTCGGTGGCCGCTGCCTTGAAGGCCGCCCCGGCCCCCATCGCCTGGATCCTGGGCGGGGAGGACAAGGGAGCCGACCTCGAGCCCCTACGCCCTCTCCTTTCTCGGGTACGGGTGGTTTTGGCCATCGGTCGGGATGGCCTCAAAATGGCCGAGGCCCTGGGGGGTGAAGTGGAGGTGGTGGCCCTCCCCCAGGCCGATGGGCGGGCCGCCTTGCGGCAAGCGGTGGCCGAGGCTTTGAAGCGCCTGGAACGGGGAAGCGTCCTCCTGGCTCCCCTGGCCGCCAGCTTCGATCAGTTCCGGGACTACCAGGACCGCGCCCAGGCCTTCCGGGAAGCGGTCTACGCCCTAGGAGGTGAGCCTTGGACCCCATCCTCCTCCTAA
- a CDS encoding transposase: MKGAMTQTAHSLLWTLLALLPTPHLRESLKALLLLLLTGHGKARPQHSKTKSPSALSRFLNRYPWPTRALIRLARKKAQETLHRARPRRGPKPRLLVVLDLVTLEKRGLFPALPLSFFHGKWGLHLVVLYLVLGELRIPWAYRVWRGKGEKALSLLALRLLASLPPWMRKSFHLRVVADAAFGTARFLVGVRGLGLEAVVGMRRDRKTREGLPLFGLRRQGSRVHLRGLPFPVWVSWYRYPLPGGGWEWRYVVATFPAGPRTVLVWGRRRFTIEHFFRTVKSEFSLGRFGQRTALGVHRFLVLSFLAYLLAHWVRLAPDGRGLSWREAGWAAARLLLPEVVLRVLMAELGALGLWPPPAGGRGCSCRVFGRCKF, from the coding sequence ATGAAGGGTGCCATGACCCAAACGGCCCATTCTCTACTCTGGACCCTCCTGGCCCTCCTGCCAACCCCCCACCTCCGCGAATCCCTCAAAGCGCTTCTTCTCCTCCTTCTCACCGGCCACGGCAAGGCCAGGCCCCAGCACAGCAAGACCAAGTCCCCTTCCGCCCTCTCCCGCTTCCTCAACCGCTATCCCTGGCCCACCCGCGCCCTCATCCGCCTGGCTCGCAAGAAGGCCCAGGAAACCCTCCACCGGGCCAGGCCCAGGCGGGGGCCCAAGCCCAGGCTCCTGGTGGTCCTGGACCTGGTCACCCTGGAGAAGCGGGGCCTCTTCCCCGCCTTGCCCCTCTCCTTTTTCCACGGCAAGTGGGGGCTCCACCTGGTGGTGCTCTATCTGGTGCTGGGAGAGCTGCGCATCCCCTGGGCCTACCGGGTGTGGCGGGGGAAGGGGGAGAAGGCCCTTTCCCTCCTTGCCCTGCGTCTTCTGGCCTCCCTGCCCCCCTGGATGCGCAAGTCCTTCCACCTTCGGGTGGTGGCCGATGCTGCCTTCGGCACCGCCCGGTTTCTTGTGGGGGTGCGGGGGTTGGGTCTGGAAGCGGTGGTGGGGATGCGGCGGGACCGAAAGACGCGGGAGGGGCTTCCCCTCTTTGGGCTCAGACGGCAGGGGAGTCGGGTGCATCTGCGGGGACTTCCCTTTCCCGTGTGGGTGAGCTGGTACCGCTATCCCTTACCCGGGGGAGGGTGGGAGTGGCGGTACGTGGTGGCCACCTTTCCTGCGGGGCCACGGACTGTGCTGGTGTGGGGGCGGCGGCGGTTTACCATTGAGCACTTCTTCCGCACGGTAAAGAGCGAGTTTTCCCTGGGGCGTTTTGGGCAGCGGACGGCCTTGGGGGTGCATCGGTTTCTGGTGCTGTCCTTCCTGGCTTACCTGCTGGCCCACTGGGTGAGGCTAGCTCCAGACGGGAGAGGTCTTTCTTGGCGGGAGGCTGGGTGGGCAGCGGCGCGCCTGCTGCTGCCGGAGGTGGTCTTGCGGGTCCTCATGGCCGAGCTGGGAGCTTTGGGTCTTTGGCCCCCGCCTGCGGGGGGAAGGGGGTGTTCATGCAGGGTATTCGGGAGGTGCAAGTTTTGA
- a CDS encoding FtsW/RodA/SpoVE family cell cycle protein: MDPILLLSALLLMAFGLLGVGVAEPNLLPSHLLRIGAALGAMILGLLLPPARLLRHARFLLAATFALLALVLLVGSGPGGVRRWFYLGPFAFQPSELAKVVLAYYLASFVGRKGNDYPIVGAAALVGLTAGLVLVEPDFATALFLVTLAGLLFILAGVPWRRLIMVSLAGTLVLAPFSGIYFARFRYVSERFTGFVDYLQGEASPSQTAYQVLQAQKALILAGPLGQGPSGNLPHLPEAHNDMVFASVVFATGWLGGFMVLLLYFLIFVRGLSLALRLPGPLGLVALGLTLYLTLQAALNIGVTVGFLPVTGVPLPLVSYGGSSLLVSGFAVGALMRLARETPRKEVQPWSS; encoded by the coding sequence TTGGACCCCATCCTCCTCCTAAGCGCCCTTCTCCTCATGGCCTTCGGCCTCCTGGGCGTGGGGGTGGCGGAGCCCAATCTCCTCCCTAGCCACCTCCTCCGCATTGGAGCCGCGCTTGGGGCCATGATCCTGGGCCTTCTCCTGCCTCCCGCAAGGCTCCTTCGCCACGCCCGCTTCCTGCTTGCCGCCACCTTCGCTCTCCTCGCGTTGGTCCTCCTCGTGGGAAGCGGCCCGGGAGGGGTGCGGCGGTGGTTTTACTTGGGGCCCTTTGCCTTCCAACCCTCGGAACTCGCCAAGGTGGTGCTGGCCTACTACCTGGCTTCCTTCGTGGGACGGAAGGGAAACGACTACCCCATCGTGGGGGCCGCAGCCTTGGTGGGCCTCACCGCAGGGTTGGTGCTGGTGGAGCCCGACTTCGCCACCGCCCTCTTCCTGGTAACCCTAGCCGGCCTCCTCTTCATTCTGGCGGGGGTACCCTGGCGAAGGCTCATCATGGTGAGCCTGGCAGGGACCTTGGTCCTAGCCCCCTTTTCCGGGATCTACTTCGCCCGCTTCCGCTACGTGTCCGAGCGCTTTACGGGCTTTGTGGATTACCTTCAGGGTGAGGCCAGCCCCTCCCAGACCGCCTACCAGGTTCTCCAGGCCCAGAAGGCCCTGATCCTGGCCGGTCCCCTTGGCCAGGGTCCTTCGGGAAACCTTCCGCACCTGCCCGAGGCCCACAACGACATGGTCTTTGCCAGCGTGGTCTTCGCCACCGGCTGGCTAGGAGGGTTCATGGTGCTCTTGCTCTACTTTCTGATCTTCGTCCGGGGGCTCTCCCTGGCCCTCAGGCTTCCTGGACCCTTGGGGTTGGTGGCCCTGGGCCTTACCCTTTACCTCACCCTACAGGCTGCTTTGAACATCGGAGTGACCGTGGGATTCCTGCCGGTCACGGGGGTACCGCTCCCCCTGGTTTCCTATGGGGGAAGCTCCCTTTTGGTTTCCGGCTTCGCCGTGGGCGCCCTGATGCGCCTGGCCCGGGAAACCCCAAGGAAGGAGGTGCAACCGTGGTCCTCCTGA
- a CDS encoding thymidine kinase — MPPVLHRQGWIEVITGPMFSGKSEELIRRVKRALIARQRVLVFKPRLDTRYHESQVVSHDGQRVEAIPVGEAREIEAYLSSLPQVVAVDEVQFLDAGLLPLAEDLARQGVRVILAGLDLDFRGEPFGLMPELLARAEFVEKLTAICAQCGAPATRTQRLVNGKPARYTDPVILVGAKEHYEPRCRACHQVRY; from the coding sequence ATGCCCCCGGTACTGCATCGTCAAGGTTGGATTGAGGTTATCACCGGGCCCATGTTCTCGGGCAAGAGCGAGGAACTCATCCGCAGGGTCAAGCGGGCCCTCATCGCCCGGCAACGGGTTTTGGTGTTCAAGCCCCGGCTGGACACCCGGTACCACGAAAGCCAGGTGGTGAGCCACGACGGCCAGCGGGTGGAGGCTATCCCGGTTGGCGAGGCCAGGGAAATCGAAGCGTACCTATCCTCCTTGCCCCAGGTGGTGGCGGTGGACGAGGTCCAGTTTTTGGATGCTGGCCTTCTCCCCTTGGCAGAGGATCTGGCCCGCCAGGGAGTGCGGGTGATCCTGGCAGGGCTGGATCTGGACTTCCGGGGTGAGCCCTTCGGCCTCATGCCGGAGCTTTTGGCCCGGGCGGAGTTCGTGGAAAAGCTTACGGCCATCTGCGCCCAGTGCGGGGCTCCTGCCACCCGCACGCAGCGCCTGGTAAACGGAAAGCCCGCCCGCTACACGGACCCCGTGATCCTGGTGGGGGCCAAGGAGCACTACGAGCCCCGTTGCCGAGCCTGCCACCAGGTTCGTTACTGA
- the mraZ gene encoding division/cell wall cluster transcriptional repressor MraZ produces the protein MPFGEYQYSLDDKGRVVIPGPFRDFLEDGLVLTRGMEGCLYVFPSDRWRKIEEQLVNLPLTDAQARAFVRFFYSGAHKTRMDNASRVLIPPPLRQFAGLQEGGEVVIAGAPGRLEIWSQERWWKTIEEIMQNPPAPEALKGLIG, from the coding sequence ATGCCCTTCGGCGAGTACCAGTACAGCCTGGACGACAAGGGGCGGGTGGTGATCCCCGGCCCCTTCCGGGATTTCCTCGAGGACGGCCTGGTACTCACCCGGGGAATGGAGGGCTGCCTCTACGTCTTTCCCTCGGACCGCTGGCGCAAGATTGAAGAGCAGCTGGTCAACCTTCCCCTCACCGACGCTCAGGCCCGGGCCTTCGTGCGCTTCTTCTACTCCGGGGCCCACAAAACCCGCATGGACAACGCCTCCCGGGTCCTGATTCCCCCACCCCTCCGTCAATTCGCAGGTCTTCAGGAGGGTGGGGAGGTGGTGATCGCCGGTGCCCCGGGACGGCTGGAGATCTGGAGCCAGGAACGCTGGTGGAAGACCATTGAGGAGATCATGCAAAACCCCCCGGCCCCCGAGGCCCTCAAGGGGCTTATCGGATAG
- a CDS encoding UDP-N-acetylmuramoyl-tripeptide--D-alanyl-D-alanine ligase, producing MLKGGEWLVYLHHVREVTPDWVARATGGKLHPGGKPVRDLHWDSRKTTPGSLFVALPGKRVHGREYVDEARAKGAHLVLSDRPGPATVEVADTHQALLHLGRALRELFPSQVVAVGGSSGKTTTKEALAQGLGLPAPPGNQNTAPPLARFFLRLDPEAPGCVVELGVDRVGEMAELMGLAKPHLAVLTALGEEHLEAFGSLQGVVEEEVGLLSAPQALVSLQAAEVLERFGLGRGLPTYGFGEATFRGEDLRLLLHESRFRYGALEVRIPYPGMGPAVAALAALGVAEMLGLDPKEVAERLAHLMLPPGRMERRERDGVVFLNDAYNANPLSVKAGLAWLAQQPGRKWAVLGEMRELGEEALRLHLEVAEEAARLGLKPLYLGPYAKAQASLGGEGVEDLEEAVAWLKERVQPGDLVYLKASRSVGLERILELWDA from the coding sequence ATGCTGAAGGGCGGTGAGTGGCTTGTGTATCTTCATCATGTTAGGGAAGTAACGCCGGATTGGGTGGCCAGGGCCACCGGGGGAAAGCTTCACCCTGGGGGGAAACCCGTGCGCGACCTCCACTGGGATAGCCGCAAGACCACCCCCGGCAGTCTCTTCGTGGCCCTGCCCGGGAAGCGGGTCCATGGACGGGAGTATGTGGACGAAGCCCGGGCCAAAGGAGCCCACCTGGTCCTCTCCGACCGTCCGGGACCCGCCACGGTGGAGGTGGCGGACACTCACCAAGCCCTTCTCCACCTGGGAAGAGCCTTGCGGGAGCTTTTCCCCAGCCAGGTGGTGGCGGTGGGAGGCAGCTCGGGCAAAACCACCACCAAGGAAGCCCTGGCCCAAGGCCTGGGGCTTCCCGCCCCTCCCGGAAACCAAAACACGGCCCCGCCCCTCGCCCGTTTCTTCCTGAGGCTGGATCCCGAGGCCCCGGGCTGCGTGGTGGAGCTCGGGGTGGACCGGGTGGGGGAGATGGCCGAGCTCATGGGCCTGGCCAAGCCGCACCTGGCGGTGCTCACCGCCTTGGGAGAGGAACACCTGGAAGCCTTCGGCAGCCTCCAGGGAGTGGTGGAGGAGGAAGTGGGCCTGCTGTCCGCCCCCCAGGCCCTGGTGAGCCTCCAGGCGGCCGAGGTCCTGGAGCGCTTCGGCCTGGGCCGGGGCCTCCCCACTTACGGCTTTGGCGAGGCCACCTTTCGGGGAGAAGACTTGAGGCTTCTCCTTCACGAAAGCCGCTTCCGCTACGGGGCCCTCGAGGTCCGCATCCCCTACCCCGGCATGGGCCCGGCCGTGGCCGCCTTGGCCGCCTTGGGGGTGGCGGAGATGCTGGGCCTAGATCCCAAGGAAGTGGCGGAGAGGCTAGCCCACCTGATGCTTCCCCCGGGACGGATGGAGCGGCGGGAAAGGGATGGGGTGGTGTTCTTGAACGACGCCTACAACGCCAACCCCCTCTCGGTGAAAGCGGGGCTAGCCTGGCTGGCCCAGCAACCCGGCAGGAAGTGGGCGGTCCTGGGAGAGATGCGGGAATTGGGGGAGGAAGCCCTAAGGCTCCACCTGGAGGTGGCGGAAGAGGCAGCTCGGCTTGGCCTTAAACCCCTGTACCTGGGCCCCTACGCCAAGGCCCAGGCCTCCTTAGGCGGGGAAGGGGTGGAAGACCTCGAGGAGGCCGTGGCCTGGCTCAAGGAACGGGTTCAACCCGGGGACCTGGTCTACCTGAAGGCCTCCAGGAGCGTGGGCCTGGAAAGGATTCTGGAGCTATGGGACGCCTGA
- the rsmH gene encoding 16S rRNA (cytosine(1402)-N(4))-methyltransferase RsmH, giving the protein MDAITEHIPVLYEEVLNLLQVRPGQVYVDATLGGAGHTKGILERGGLVIGLDQDPEAVARAKALGLPGLRVFQRNFRHLKEVLQEARVSQVAGILADLGVSSFHLEDPKRGFSYQREGPLDMRMGEEGPTAYEVVNILPLEDLRRILRDLGEEKEAHRIAKAIVERRRKAHIRTTLELAEVVRQAVGFRKAGHPARKTFQAIRMYVNDELGALEEFLRQAEEVLAPGGRLLVITFHSLEDRLVKRFLKESCLKILTKKPITPSPEEVAKNPRSRSAKLRAAEKEVA; this is encoded by the coding sequence ATGGACGCCATTACCGAGCACATTCCCGTTCTTTACGAAGAAGTTCTAAACCTGCTGCAAGTCCGCCCGGGGCAGGTGTACGTGGACGCCACTTTGGGAGGAGCTGGGCACACCAAGGGCATCCTGGAACGCGGAGGCCTGGTCATCGGCCTGGACCAGGACCCCGAGGCTGTGGCCCGGGCAAAGGCCCTGGGGCTCCCTGGGCTCAGGGTTTTTCAGCGGAACTTCCGCCATCTAAAGGAGGTCCTCCAGGAGGCCAGGGTTAGCCAGGTGGCGGGCATCCTGGCGGATCTAGGGGTGAGCAGCTTCCACCTGGAGGATCCCAAGCGGGGCTTCAGCTACCAGAGGGAAGGCCCCCTGGACATGCGCATGGGGGAGGAAGGCCCCACCGCCTACGAGGTGGTGAACATCCTTCCCCTGGAAGACCTCCGGCGGATTCTGCGGGACCTGGGGGAGGAAAAAGAGGCCCATCGCATCGCCAAGGCCATCGTGGAGAGAAGGCGGAAAGCCCACATCCGCACCACTTTGGAGCTGGCCGAGGTGGTGCGGCAGGCGGTGGGTTTCCGGAAGGCGGGCCACCCCGCCCGCAAAACCTTCCAGGCCATCCGGATGTACGTGAACGACGAGCTGGGTGCTCTGGAGGAATTCCTTAGGCAAGCCGAGGAGGTCTTGGCCCCTGGAGGGAGGCTTCTGGTCATCACCTTCCACTCCCTGGAAGACCGGTTGGTGAAGCGTTTCCTTAAGGAAAGCTGCCTCAAGATACTCACCAAAAAGCCCATCACCCCGAGTCCAGAGGAGGTAGCGAAGAACCCCAGGTCCCGTAGCGCCAAGCTCAGGGCGGCGGAGAAGGAGGTGGCCTGA
- a CDS encoding Hsp20/alpha crystallin family protein, whose protein sequence is MLERLDRLETLRKLKELQERIAELAYQLTGEEPAAWTPKVDLLEEEDHYVLLVDLPGVRPEDLELLEEGSRIILAGIRHPLPGVYLLEERPMGTFRRTLDLPGPIEEGSAQASLRQGVLEVRFKKRKGAPLPLSQ, encoded by the coding sequence ATGCTGGAGCGCCTAGACCGCCTGGAGACCCTACGCAAGCTGAAAGAGCTACAGGAGCGCATCGCCGAGCTGGCCTACCAGCTCACGGGGGAGGAACCCGCCGCCTGGACCCCCAAGGTGGACCTCCTCGAGGAGGAGGACCACTACGTCCTCCTCGTGGACCTCCCTGGGGTACGCCCCGAGGATTTGGAGCTTCTGGAGGAGGGAAGCCGCATCATCCTGGCCGGGATCCGCCATCCCCTACCTGGGGTCTACCTCCTGGAGGAACGGCCCATGGGCACCTTCCGCCGCACCCTGGACCTGCCCGGCCCCATCGAGGAGGGTAGCGCCCAGGCAAGTCTGCGCCAGGGGGTGCTGGAGGTACGGTTCAAGAAGCGCAAAGGGGCTCCCCTGCCCCTCTCTCAGTAA
- a CDS encoding phospho-N-acetylmuramoyl-pentapeptide-transferase, whose product MALALLLSWFLTAVWIVFMRSLGLGKKVRTDGPQSHLAKQGTPSMGGVAFLLAGFLAYSLIGRDGFAGLWLLGLGFALLGLVDDLGGNLARPLRAREKLALQTLMALIFALWAVRQVAYTPWPLADVLLILMAVVGAANAFNFTDGLDGLLASVAAVLLLPFYPYPFAQTLLGTLLGFLWHNAPRARVFMGDTGSQALGAMLAGLFVLTGKLWLLPLAGIVPVLEVLSVVVQVLYFRRTGRRLLRMSPLHHHLELSGWEESKIVFRFTVLTALATALAFSLGGGA is encoded by the coding sequence ATGGCCCTAGCCCTTCTCCTCTCCTGGTTCCTCACCGCAGTCTGGATCGTGTTCATGAGAAGCCTGGGCCTGGGCAAGAAGGTGCGGACCGATGGGCCCCAAAGCCACCTGGCCAAGCAGGGTACCCCTAGCATGGGGGGTGTGGCCTTCCTCCTAGCGGGTTTTCTGGCCTACAGCCTGATAGGGCGGGACGGGTTCGCCGGCCTTTGGCTCCTGGGCCTGGGCTTCGCCCTCCTGGGGCTTGTGGACGACCTGGGGGGAAACCTCGCCCGGCCCCTAAGGGCCCGCGAGAAGCTGGCCCTGCAGACCCTCATGGCCTTGATCTTTGCCCTTTGGGCGGTGCGGCAGGTGGCCTACACTCCCTGGCCCCTTGCGGATGTGCTGCTCATCCTCATGGCGGTGGTGGGCGCGGCCAACGCCTTCAACTTCACGGATGGCCTGGACGGTCTTTTGGCCAGCGTGGCCGCCGTCCTCCTCCTTCCCTTTTACCCCTACCCCTTTGCCCAAACCCTCCTGGGCACCCTCCTGGGCTTCCTCTGGCACAACGCCCCCAGGGCCAGGGTTTTCATGGGGGATACGGGAAGCCAGGCCCTGGGAGCCATGCTGGCCGGGCTTTTCGTCCTCACGGGGAAGCTTTGGCTTCTGCCCTTGGCGGGCATCGTACCCGTACTGGAGGTGCTCTCCGTGGTGGTCCAGGTCCTCTACTTCCGAAGGACAGGGAGGCGCCTTCTGCGCATGAGCCCCCTGCACCACCACCTGGAACTTTCCGGATGGGAGGAAAGCAAGATCGTCTTCCGCTTCACCGTGCTCACCGCCTTGGCCACGGCCTTGGCCTTCAGCCTGGGAGGAGGAGCATGA